One part of the Flavobacterium johnsoniae UW101 genome encodes these proteins:
- a CDS encoding glycosyltransferase family 4 protein, translating into MKDILIISNYYPPEKGAAANRIEQLALKLDQNGYNVSVISPLPNYPKGELFPEYKNRFSVTEKIQNITLKRLWIYPSNSSNIFKRIVSTLSFSTTLFFYLLFSKIPKKVIVQSPPLLLSFTAVLALWLRRKKIILNVSDLWPTAAIELGVLKKNSISHKFLLFIERFIYRKANHIFGQSNEIIDHIHSIFPEKKCFLYRNYPDHFIENRLEEKQNLSEPIKLFYAGLLGVAQGVFELIQELDLKNLNIELHIFGDGAEKNQILNFLEKNQTEKIIFHGMLERNVLHKTLQNLDIALVPLKTRIYGSVPSKIFEYSALGFPVLYFGGGEGENIVEENNLGWVVPVEDFKNLNDTLKQISEFGKEEIQIMKKTIFLHAKSHFNLDEQMKKLIENNAF; encoded by the coding sequence ATGAAAGACATTCTTATTATATCCAATTATTATCCGCCGGAAAAAGGAGCTGCTGCAAACAGAATTGAACAGCTCGCTTTAAAACTGGATCAAAACGGGTATAACGTTTCTGTGATTTCTCCTCTTCCAAATTATCCTAAGGGCGAACTTTTTCCAGAATATAAAAACCGATTTTCAGTTACCGAAAAAATTCAGAATATAACTTTAAAACGTCTTTGGATTTATCCGAGTAACAGTTCTAATATTTTTAAAAGAATTGTTTCTACATTATCGTTTTCTACAACTTTATTTTTTTATTTATTGTTTTCTAAAATACCAAAGAAAGTAATTGTACAATCTCCACCCTTATTATTGTCTTTTACTGCGGTTTTGGCTCTTTGGCTTAGAAGAAAAAAAATAATTTTGAATGTTTCTGATCTTTGGCCCACAGCTGCTATTGAACTTGGTGTTTTAAAGAAAAACAGCATTTCACATAAATTCCTGCTCTTTATTGAACGCTTTATTTACAGAAAAGCAAACCATATTTTCGGGCAGTCTAATGAAATTATAGATCATATCCATTCAATATTTCCAGAAAAAAAATGTTTTTTATACCGCAATTATCCTGATCATTTTATTGAAAACAGATTAGAAGAAAAACAGAATTTGAGTGAACCAATAAAACTATTTTATGCCGGCTTACTGGGAGTTGCACAAGGTGTTTTTGAACTTATTCAGGAATTGGATTTGAAAAATCTAAACATTGAACTTCATATTTTTGGGGATGGTGCCGAAAAAAATCAAATTCTAAATTTTTTAGAAAAAAACCAGACTGAGAAAATTATCTTTCATGGAATGTTAGAACGAAATGTTTTGCATAAAACTTTACAAAATTTAGATATTGCATTAGTCCCGCTAAAAACAAGAATTTATGGATCTGTACCTTCAAAAATATTCGAATACAGCGCCTTAGGTTTCCCGGTTCTTTATTTTGGAGGCGGTGAAGGAGAAAATATTGTTGAAGAAAATAATTTGGGATGGGTTGTTCCTGTTGAAGATTTTAAAAACTTAAACGACACATTAAAGCAAATTTCAGAATTTGGTAAAGAAGAAATTCAAATTATGAAAAAGACAATTTTCCTTCATGCAAAATCTCATTTCAATCTTGATGAACAAATGAAGAAATTAATTGAAAATAATGCCTTTTAA